One region of Ornithorhynchus anatinus isolate Pmale09 chromosome X5, mOrnAna1.pri.v4, whole genome shotgun sequence genomic DNA includes:
- the ACKR1 gene encoding atypical chemokine receptor 1 yields MGNCLYSEASLPYNSTQTGSLRVDVDDLPMLNYSYSEEDEDFYRDLDLNLVAPCRSCHLLGPSSLPFFALVSALGLLASAALLYALLGGPARRRPPPRARALLVQQAGACALCAAVLPFLAPGPTWPPALCQPAVGAWYAGAFAQALLVAGGAWPRPDPGRCRPAVLSAAAWAGSALLALPAAGSARASPGLCAVRPSGQQPGWAWALAVTCAAAFLLLPLGLGVGWAVRRARADPLWAWFALWAPHGAAVGADVLVRLGVVLPSCRAQQALDVAGDLAQALAALHCPAAPLGALLLLRRRQRRSARNPARAPAAVHPEEGAWTLHPK; encoded by the exons ATGGGAAACTGCCTGTACTCG gAAGCAAGCCTCCCCTACAACTCCACGCAGACAGGCTCCCTCCGGGTGGATGTGGACGATCTGCCTATGCTCAACTACAGCTACTCGGAAGAGGACGAGGACTTCTACCGCGACCTGGACCTGAACCTGGTGGCCCCCTGCCGGTCCTGCCACCTGCTGGGCCCCTCCTCGCTGCCCTTCTTCGCGCTGGTCAGCGCCCTGGGCCTGCTGGCGTCGGCCGCCCTGCTCTACGCCCTGCtgggcggcccggcccgccgccggcccccgccccgggcccgggcgctgCTAGTCCAGCAGGCGGGGGCCTGCGCCCTCTGCGCCGCCGTGCTGCCCTtcctggcgcccggccccacctgGCCGCCGGCCCTCTGCCAGCCGGCCGTCGGGGCCTGGTACGCCGGGGCCTTCGCCCAGGCCCTGCTGGTGGCCGGCGGGGCCTGGCCGCGGCCGGACCCCGGTCGGTGCCGCCCGGCGGTCCTGTCCGCCGCCGCCTGGGCGGGCTCGGCCCTCCTGGCCCTGCCGGCCGCCGGCTCCGCCCGGGCGAGCCCGGGCCTGTGCGCCGTGCGGCCGTCGGGCCAGCAGccgggctgggcctgggccctgGCGGTCACCTGCGCCGCCGccttcctgctgctgcccctgggGCTGGGCGTTGGCTGGGCCGTGCGGAGGGCCCGGGCCGACCCGCTGTGGGCCTGGTTCGCGCTCTGGGCGCCCCACGGGGCCGCCGTGGGCGCCGATGTCCTGGTGCGCCTGGGGGTCGTGCTGCCCTCCTGCCGCGCCCAGCAGGCCCTGGACGTGGCGGGCGACCTGGCCCAGGCCCTCGCCGCGCTGCACTGCCCGGCCGCTCCGCTGggggcgctgctgctgctgcggcggcggcagaggagaTCGGCCCGCAaccccgcccgcgcccccgccgccgtccACCCCGAGGAAGGGGCCTGGACCCTCCATCCCAAATAA
- the LOC100680897 gene encoding LOW QUALITY PROTEIN: mucosal pentraxin-like (The sequence of the model RefSeq protein was modified relative to this genomic sequence to represent the inferred CDS: inserted 2 bases in 1 codon), which yields MADSSKHIGSQRKIKSLHFSVTGSDLTRSYSLFSYAIWTQANEILLFKEVKEYLVAEGDSEVVYDLPVATEALPVPRHICFNWXLVVFWVDGKPLGRKGLRKGYTMGDQAKIILGQEQDSFGV from the exons ATGGCTGATAGCTCAAAGCACATTGGTTCCCAAAGGAAAATTAAA tcacttcacttctctgtgactggatCCGACCTGACCCGCAGTTACAGCCTCTTCTCCTATGCCATCTGGACCCAGGCCAACGAGATCCTCCTCTTCAAGGAAGTCAAAGAGTACCTGGTGGCCGAGGGGGACTCGGAGGTGGTCTATGACCTCCCCGTCGCCACCGAGGCCCTCCCCGTCCCTCGACACATCTGTTTCAACTG GTTGGTGGTGTTCTGGGTGGATGGGAAGcctctggggaggaaggggctgcgGAAGGGCTACACGATGGGGGATCAGGCTAAGATCAtcctggggcaggagcaggactCATtcggagtgtga
- the LOC100087904 gene encoding C-reactive protein-like — MEILLPLLLLSVASSTAVQEAINLGGKVFIFPRTSSDSYVTLSPQLDKALRNLTVCLRAYSDLNRPYSLFSLATQGNSNDVLLFKEAGSAVFSVSIGGETVYYTVKETYPAPRQYCFTWESASGLVQLFLDGNPLVRKGLQKGYSVSRGARIILGQDQDSWGGGFKEKKSFVGEIGDVFMWDSVLTLDQIRAVDSGGITSPNFLNWYEMTYEEKGSVVTAPHMWY, encoded by the exons ATGgagatccttctgcctctcctgcttctctctgtggcTTCAAGCACAGCGGTCCAGGAAG CCATAAACCTGGGAGGGAAAGTGTTCATATTCCCGAGAACGTCGTCCGATTCCTACGTGACCCTGTCGCCTCAGCTGGACAAGGCCTTGAGGAACCTCACCGTGTGTCTTCGAGCTTACTCGGACCTGAACCGTCCCTACAGCCTCTTCTCCTTGGCCACCCAAGGCAACAGCAATGACGTCCTCCTCTTCAAGGAGGCAGGATCTGCAGTGTTCAGCGTGAGCATCGGCGGGGAGACCGTCTACTACACGGTCAAGGAGACCTATCCGGCTCCCAGGCAGTACTGCTTCACCTGGGAGTCCGCCTCCGGCCTCGTCCAGCTCTTCCTAGACGGGAATCCCCTGGTGAGGAAAGGTTTGCAGAAGGGATACTCGGTGAGCAGGGGCGCCCGGATCATCTTGGGACAGGATCAGGACTCATGGGGAGGGGGGTTCAAAGAGAAGAAGTCCTTCGTCGGAGAGATAGGGGATGTTTTCATGTGGGATTCGGTGTTGACCCTGGACCAGATCAGGGCTGTGGACAGCGGGGGAATCACTAGCCCGAATTTCCTGAACTGGTACGAGATGACCTATGAGGAGAAAGGCTCCGTGGTCACTGCGCCTCATATGTGGTACTGA